A single region of the Cyclopterus lumpus isolate fCycLum1 chromosome 16, fCycLum1.pri, whole genome shotgun sequence genome encodes:
- the elp6 gene encoding elongator complex protein 6: protein MFTELNSILNTTPDSFTQGDFILLSDRQSDASFLIHHFLSLYLRARCKVWFLGLVQSFNHYSAISQRLGVSLTQAKEKGQLVFLEGLNESLSVLIPREADTGSEAMGFLRDPAVGLKSLYEFVRTSATSSGGGEPEPEEWGPPVLLVDDLSVLLSLGASVGAVLDFSHYCRATVCSQLQGNVVMLARCDGEEEEEDGDDGGSERLLRGLTHQCSLTLHVQGLPTGYCRDIHGQVEVCWRRRRGDGRCTQKKLFQYKVHDKGASFFAPGTSSAVL from the exons ATGTTTACAGAGCTCAACAGCATCTTGAACACCACTCCCGACAGCTTCACGCAG GGGGACTTTATCCTGCTCTCCGACAGACAGAGTGATGCCTCTTTCCTTattcaccacttcctgtctttgtatCTACGAG CACGCTGCAAAGTGTGGTTTCTGGGTCTGGTGCAGTCCTTCAATCATTACAGCGCAATAAGCCAGAGACTG GGTGTGAGCCTCACGCAAGCCAAGGAAAAGGGTCAGCTGGTGTTCTTGGAGGGACTGAACGAGTCGCTGTCGGTTTTGATTCCTCGAGAAGCCGACACGGGAAGTGAAGCCATGGGCTTCCTCAG GGATCCTGCTGTCGGCCTGAAGAGTCTCTACGAGTTTGTCCGGACCAGTGCCACCAGTTCTGGCGGCGGGGAGCCGGAGCCGGAGGAGTGGGGGCCCCCGGTGCTGCTGGTGGACGACCTCAGCGTGCTGCTGAGTCTGGGGGCGAGCGTCGGCGCCGTGCTGGACTTCAGCCACTACTGCCGAGCCACCGTCTGCTCCCAGCTGCAG GGCAACGTGGTGATGCTGGCGCGCTGCgacggggaagaagaagaggaggacggagacgACGGAGGCTCGGAGAGGCTTCTGAGGGGCCTGACCCACCAGTGTAGCCTCACTCTTCATGTACAGGGTCTCCCCACTGGCTACTGCAGGGACATACACGGGCAG GTGGAGgtgtgctggaggaggagacgaggtgaCGGGCGGTGCACGCAGAAGAAACTCTTTCAGTACAAGGTGCACGACAAAGGCGCCTCCTTCTTTGCTCCCGGGACGTCCAGCGCCGTTCTCTAG
- the cspg5a gene encoding chondroitin sulfate proteoglycan 5, which yields MQGKEASSCTGCWRLTLLSCVLVLHWVPLPVHGNVVGSNATEPDSVANVTSLLSEEEGPVKVAEAVAVVTATAAPPPARRIPRASEEDEQSSGMFGEPVVPAPEEVGVASPPQLSPDSAEMEHLLPGNPHGGDAAEVEEEDEEEEPLPHTDPPWIHAKDTAVFDMDSLFTTTTAQPTAPTNPANPDVLHVDFFDPSSRGRGLDLAPASPSSLAHELQGGDPTSWAMPDSYDYLTPYEDGVSPTADEYTYSTTTDAYESDDDLRLSAGSRPKPRAPAPGASLPGAGPPAPNGPAAAPPVVDGSDGMGGCRAGFQVVNGSCRSPCDTLPNFCFNGGQCYLMEGMGVFCRCNVQDYIWHKGARCESVVTEFQVMVLAVGASALVLLLLFMIVVCFAKKLHVLKTENKKLRKRSSKYRPSSEQHNDNFSLSTIAEGSHPNKTMSRYTWECKTKEESDCEDDPNAQNKLEDPVKAQPKEDDSLNIHNSLTPKHENHKVLGEDNSSEVNSLQNNMM from the exons GAAATGTTGTCGGGTCCAACGCCACTGAGCCGGACAGCGTGGCCAACGTTACCTCCCTGCTCAGCGAGGAGGAGGGGCCTGTCAAGGTCGCCGAGGCCGTCGCCGTGGTAACCGCCACCGCGGCCCCGCCGCCGGCGCGCCGGATCCCCCGCGCCAGCGAGGAGGACGAGCAGAGCAGCGGCATGTTCGGCGAGCCGGTGGTTCCCGCGCCGGAGGAAGTGGGCGTGGCGTCTCCGCCGCAGCTGAGCCCCGACTCGGCCGAGATGGAGCACCTGCTGCCCGGCAACCCGCACGGGGGGGACGCcgcggaggtggaggaggaggacgaggaggaggagcctctgCCACACACCGACCCGCCTTGGATCCACGCCAAGGACACGGCCGTCTTCGACATGGACAGcctcttcaccaccaccaccgctcAGCCCACCGCGCCCACCAACCCCGCCAACCCCGACGTCCTCCACGTGGACTTCTTCGACCCCTCCTCTCGCGGCCGCGGCCTCGACCTGGCCCCGGCCTCTCCTTCATCGCTGGCCCACGAGCTGCAGGGGGGCGACCCGACCTCCTGGGCGATGCCGGACAGCTACGACTACCTCACGCCTTACGAGGACGGCGTGTCCCCCACCGCCGACGAGTACACCTACAGCACCACGACCGACGCCTACGAGAGCGACGACGACCTGCGGCTCTCCGCCGGCTCTCGACCCAAGCCCCGAGCCCCGGCCCCCGGGGCGTCGCTCCCCGGCGCGGGACCCCCGGCGCCGAACGGCCCCGCGGCGGCTCCTCCCGTGGTGGACGGGTCGGACGGGATGGGCGGATGCCGCGCGGGGTTCCAGGTGGTGAACGGAAGTTGCCGCTCGCCCTGCGACACGCTGCCCAACTTCTGCTTCAACGGGGGGCAGTGCTACCTGATGGAGGGCATGGGAGTCTTCTGCAG gtgcAACGTCCAGGACTACATCTGGCACAAGGGCGCTCGCTGCGAGTCGGTGGTGACGGAGTTCCAGGTGATGGTTCTGGCCGTGGGCGCCTCGgctctggtgctgctgctgctcttcatgATCGTCGTCTGCTTCGCCAAGAAGCTCCACGTTCTCAAGACGGAGAACAAGAAGCTGCGCAAGCGCAG CAGTAAGTACCGGCCTTCATCGGAGCAGCACAATGATAATTTCTCGCTGTCCACCATCGCTGAGGGCTCCCACCCAAAT AAAACCATGAGCAGATACACCTGGGAGTGTAAGACCAAAGAGGAGTCCGACTGCGAG GACGATCCCAATGCCCAGAACAAGCTGGAGGACCCGGTGAAGGCCCAGCCCAAGGAGGACGACTCCCTCAACATCCACAACTCCCTGACCCCCAAACACGAGAACCACAAGGTCCTGGGCGAGGACAACTCCTCGGAGGTAAACTCACTGCAGAACAACatgatgtga